A window from Streptomyces subrutilus encodes these proteins:
- a CDS encoding pirin family protein: MPAVTVENPLTLPRVAEPAQETAARKVLAVTTAPGGFEGEGFPVRRAFAGINYQYLDPFIMMDQMGEVEYAPGEPKGTPWHPHRGFETVTYLIDGTFVHQDSNGGGGVINGGDTQWMTAGAGLLHIEAPPESLVVSGGLFHGLQLWVNLPASDKMMPPRYQDIGGGQVQLLSTPDGGSLLRVIAGEIDGHQGPGITHTPITMIHATVTPGAQITLPWRSDFNALAYVMAGRGSVGEDRRPIHTGQTAVFGEGGSLTVRADESQDSNAPDLEVVLLGGRPIREPMAHYGPFVMNSKHELQQAFDDFQAGRLGTIPTTERTR; this comes from the coding sequence ATGCCTGCAGTGACTGTGGAGAACCCGTTGACGCTCCCCCGCGTCGCGGAGCCCGCCCAGGAGACCGCCGCCCGCAAGGTGCTGGCCGTCACGACCGCCCCGGGTGGTTTCGAGGGCGAGGGGTTCCCGGTGCGCCGCGCGTTCGCCGGGATCAACTACCAGTACCTCGACCCGTTCATCATGATGGACCAGATGGGCGAGGTGGAGTACGCGCCGGGCGAGCCGAAGGGCACCCCCTGGCACCCCCACCGCGGCTTCGAGACCGTCACGTACCTGATCGACGGAACGTTCGTCCACCAGGACAGCAACGGCGGCGGCGGAGTCATCAACGGCGGCGACACCCAGTGGATGACCGCCGGTGCGGGCCTCCTGCACATCGAGGCCCCGCCGGAGTCCCTCGTCGTGTCCGGCGGTCTCTTCCACGGCCTCCAGCTGTGGGTGAACCTCCCGGCCAGCGACAAGATGATGCCCCCGCGCTACCAGGACATCGGCGGCGGCCAGGTGCAGTTGCTGTCCACCCCGGACGGCGGCTCGCTGCTCCGCGTGATCGCGGGTGAGATCGACGGCCACCAGGGCCCCGGCATCACCCACACCCCGATCACGATGATCCACGCGACCGTCACCCCGGGCGCGCAGATCACCCTCCCGTGGCGCTCGGACTTCAACGCCCTCGCCTACGTCATGGCCGGGCGCGGCTCCGTCGGCGAGGACCGCCGGCCCATCCACACGGGCCAGACCGCGGTGTTCGGCGAGGGCGGCTCCCTGACCGTCCGCGCGGACGAGTCCCAGGACTCCAACGCCCCGGACCTGGAGGTCGTGCTCCTCGGCGGCCGTCCGATCCGGGAGCCGATGGCGCACTACGGGCCGTTCGTCATGAACAGCAAGCACGAGCTCCAGCAGGCCTTCGACGACTTCCAGGCCGGCCGGCTGGGCACCATCCCCACCACGGAGCGCACCCGCTAG
- a CDS encoding SseB family protein, with product MYGYDQTPGAQQQYAQPQQGYAQQPPLYPEPSPPSLADAVRAFTTGQLAAEDFQQIFATSKVYCPRGDTPGFLALHNTQQPVIPMFTTLKELRRYAGKESKYFVISGAEVIDLLPTGYGFVLDMEGDHRMVFDAKAVEQMVDFAMRRMYG from the coding sequence ATGTACGGCTACGACCAGACTCCGGGCGCCCAGCAGCAGTACGCGCAGCCCCAGCAGGGCTACGCCCAGCAGCCGCCGCTGTACCCCGAGCCCTCGCCGCCGTCGCTCGCCGACGCGGTGCGCGCCTTCACGACCGGGCAGCTCGCCGCCGAGGACTTCCAGCAGATCTTCGCCACCTCGAAGGTCTACTGCCCGCGCGGGGACACCCCCGGGTTCCTGGCGCTGCACAACACGCAGCAGCCGGTCATCCCGATGTTCACCACGCTCAAGGAGCTCCGCCGGTACGCGGGCAAGGAATCCAAGTACTTCGTGATCAGCGGCGCCGAGGTCATCGACCTGCTGCCGACCGGTTACGGCTTCGTCCTCGACATGGAGGGCGACCACCGCATGGTCTTCGACGCGAAGGCGGTCGAGCAGATGGTCGACTTCGCGATGCGCCGGATGTACGGCTAG
- a CDS encoding DUF397 domain-containing protein, translated as MVTNGVDLGAAIWRTSSYSNGTGGDCVEVADGCVGVVPVRDSKVPGGAVVVVSAGAWAPFLGAVKAGGFGR; from the coding sequence ATGGTGACCAACGGCGTTGACCTGGGTGCCGCGATCTGGCGCACGAGCAGCTACAGCAACGGCACCGGCGGCGACTGCGTCGAGGTGGCCGACGGGTGCGTGGGGGTCGTGCCCGTCCGGGACTCCAAGGTGCCCGGCGGGGCCGTGGTGGTGGTGTCGGCGGGGGCGTGGGCGCCGTTCCTCGGGGCGGTGAAGGCCGGCGGCTTCGGCCGCTGA
- a CDS encoding helix-turn-helix domain-containing protein has translation MPSRKDPDASANVPSFYGAELRYKRECAGLTLEQLAEGSFRGVPFLSQIERGERRMPLDLAQHVDGKLGTDGFFERRCEDARKARQSDHAEYFADVAEMEPYAETIEEWAPMLVPGLLQTPDYARAIGRAAMPRAADATIERMVAARMGRSKLFDGERPPEFWAVLDESLIRRPVLPRPQMAELLEHILLVVRRTRSILQVVPQTAAAHSLMMGMVKVMTFSDAPPVVYVESLHSGQLIDFPALVKQYRRSYDLLRAAALPPEASLALIDAAAEDYRNGDQRR, from the coding sequence GTGCCCTCTCGTAAGGATCCGGACGCATCGGCCAACGTCCCGTCCTTCTACGGCGCGGAGTTGCGCTACAAGCGGGAATGCGCCGGTCTGACGCTGGAACAGTTGGCGGAGGGCAGCTTCCGCGGGGTCCCGTTCCTCAGCCAGATCGAGCGGGGCGAGCGTCGGATGCCGTTGGACCTGGCGCAGCACGTGGACGGAAAACTGGGAACGGACGGCTTTTTCGAGCGCCGCTGTGAAGACGCGCGCAAGGCGAGGCAGTCCGATCACGCCGAATACTTCGCGGACGTCGCGGAGATGGAGCCCTACGCGGAGACGATCGAGGAATGGGCGCCGATGCTCGTTCCCGGTCTGCTGCAGACGCCCGACTACGCGCGGGCGATCGGGCGTGCGGCGATGCCCCGTGCGGCTGATGCGACGATCGAGCGGATGGTCGCTGCTCGGATGGGACGGTCGAAGCTCTTCGACGGCGAGCGTCCGCCGGAGTTCTGGGCGGTGCTCGACGAATCATTGATCCGTCGCCCCGTACTTCCTCGGCCGCAGATGGCCGAACTGCTGGAGCACATCCTCCTCGTGGTGCGCCGGACCCGCTCCATTTTGCAGGTCGTCCCGCAAACGGCCGCCGCCCACTCCCTCATGATGGGGATGGTCAAGGTCATGACCTTCTCGGACGCACCGCCCGTGGTCTATGTGGAGAGCCTCCACAGCGGACAACTCATCGACTTTCCGGCCCTCGTGAAGCAGTACCGCAGGTCTTACGATCTGCTGAGGGCCGCCGCTTTGCCGCCGGAGGCGTCCCTGGCCCTTATCGACGCTGCGGCAGAGGACTACCGAAATGGTGACCAACGGCGTTGA
- a CDS encoding ATP-binding protein translates to MKPFRAELLALPKEVSALRRAVRAHVGAPCDDLQLCVGELLANVIAHVGEGAPATLTLTRTADGGTRVEVGDPGPRGWPVLRRAAGGDEGGRGLALLDAVAGRWGVRAGPGAGKTVWAELPPPLDRGARALDAGHSHQ, encoded by the coding sequence GTGAAGCCGTTCCGGGCGGAGCTGCTCGCGCTGCCGAAGGAGGTGTCCGCGCTGCGGCGGGCGGTGCGGGCGCACGTGGGGGCGCCCTGCGACGACCTCCAGCTCTGCGTCGGCGAACTCCTCGCCAACGTCATCGCGCACGTCGGCGAGGGCGCCCCCGCGACGCTGACGCTCACCCGAACGGCCGACGGCGGCACCCGCGTGGAGGTCGGCGACCCCGGTCCGCGGGGGTGGCCCGTGCTGCGCCGGGCCGCGGGCGGCGACGAGGGCGGCCGGGGGCTGGCACTGCTCGACGCGGTGGCCGGCCGGTGGGGCGTACGGGCCGGGCCGGGCGCCGGGAAGACCGTGTGGGCCGAGCTGCCCCCACCCCTGGACCGGGGGGCCCGCGCACTTGATGCTGGTCACAGTCACCAGTGA
- a CDS encoding acyl-CoA dehydrogenase encodes MGHYKSNLRDIEFNLFEVLGRDKLYGTGPFGEMDTETAKTILGEMTRLSENELAASFEDADRHPPVFDPATNTAPVPASFKKSYKAFMDSEYWRLGLPEEIGGTTSPRSLIWAFAETILGANPAVWMYSSGPAFAGILYEEGNEAQKKVAEIAVEKRWGSTMVLTEPDAGSDVGAGRTKAVRQDDGSWHIEGVKRFITSGEHDMEENILHYVLARPEGHGPGTKGLSLFLVPKFHFDWETGELGERNGVYATNVEHKMGLKASNTCEMTFGDQHPAKGWLIGDKHDGIRQMFMIIEFARMMVGTKAIATLSTGYLNALEYAKERVQGPDLANFMDKTAPKVTITHHPDVRRSLMTQKAYAEGMRALVLYTASVQDEIQFKQAAGEDASALIGLNDLLLPIVKGYGSEKSYEQLAQSLQTFGGSGYLQEYPIEQYIRDAKIDTLYEGTTAIQGQDFFFRKIVRDQGASLNVLSETIKKFLAEAVGGEELSGARDALAQAAVDLEAIVGQMIVDLTATGEDVKNIYKVGQNTTRLLMASGDVVVGYLLLKGAAVAAEKLATASPKDVAFYTGKIAAAKFFAAQVLPGVSVQRRLAEAVDNSLMELDEAAF; translated from the coding sequence ATGGGGCACTACAAGTCGAATCTCCGCGACATCGAGTTCAACCTCTTCGAGGTGCTCGGCCGCGACAAGCTGTACGGCACCGGCCCGTTCGGTGAGATGGACACCGAGACCGCCAAGACCATCCTCGGCGAGATGACCCGGCTCTCCGAGAACGAGCTGGCCGCCTCCTTCGAGGACGCCGACCGCCACCCGCCGGTCTTCGACCCGGCCACCAACACCGCGCCCGTCCCGGCGTCCTTCAAGAAGAGCTACAAGGCCTTCATGGACTCCGAGTACTGGCGCCTGGGCCTGCCCGAGGAGATCGGCGGCACCACCTCGCCCCGCTCGCTCATCTGGGCCTTCGCCGAGACGATCCTCGGTGCGAACCCGGCCGTCTGGATGTACTCATCCGGCCCCGCGTTCGCCGGCATCCTCTACGAAGAGGGCAACGAGGCGCAGAAGAAGGTCGCCGAGATCGCGGTGGAGAAGCGCTGGGGCTCCACCATGGTCCTCACCGAGCCGGACGCCGGCTCGGACGTCGGCGCCGGCCGCACCAAGGCCGTGCGGCAGGACGACGGCTCCTGGCACATCGAGGGCGTCAAGCGCTTCATCACGTCCGGTGAGCACGACATGGAGGAGAACATCCTCCACTACGTCCTCGCCCGCCCCGAGGGCCACGGCCCGGGCACCAAGGGCCTGTCGCTCTTCCTCGTCCCGAAGTTCCACTTCGACTGGGAGACCGGCGAGCTGGGCGAGCGCAACGGCGTCTACGCCACCAACGTCGAGCACAAGATGGGCCTCAAGGCCTCCAACACCTGCGAGATGACCTTCGGCGACCAGCACCCCGCCAAGGGCTGGCTGATCGGCGACAAGCACGACGGCATCCGCCAGATGTTCATGATCATCGAGTTCGCGCGGATGATGGTCGGCACGAAGGCCATCGCCACCCTCTCCACCGGCTACCTCAACGCGCTGGAGTACGCCAAGGAGCGCGTGCAGGGCCCGGACCTGGCGAACTTCATGGACAAGACCGCGCCCAAGGTCACCATCACGCACCACCCCGACGTGCGCCGCTCGCTCATGACGCAGAAGGCGTACGCCGAGGGCATGCGCGCCCTGGTGCTCTACACCGCCTCCGTCCAGGACGAGATCCAGTTCAAGCAGGCCGCGGGCGAGGACGCCTCCGCCCTGATAGGCCTCAACGACCTGCTGCTGCCGATCGTGAAGGGCTACGGCTCGGAGAAGTCCTACGAGCAGCTCGCCCAGTCGCTGCAGACCTTCGGCGGCTCCGGGTACCTCCAGGAGTACCCGATCGAGCAGTACATCCGCGACGCCAAGATCGACACCCTCTACGAGGGCACCACGGCCATCCAGGGCCAGGACTTCTTCTTCCGGAAGATCGTCCGCGACCAGGGCGCCTCCCTGAACGTCCTCTCCGAGACGATCAAGAAGTTCCTGGCCGAGGCCGTCGGCGGCGAGGAGCTGTCCGGCGCCCGCGACGCGCTGGCCCAGGCCGCCGTCGACCTGGAGGCCATCGTCGGCCAGATGATCGTCGACCTCACCGCCACCGGCGAGGACGTCAAGAACATCTACAAGGTCGGCCAGAACACCACGCGCCTGCTCATGGCCTCCGGTGACGTCGTCGTCGGATACCTGCTGCTCAAGGGTGCGGCCGTGGCCGCCGAGAAGCTCGCCACCGCCTCCCCGAAGGACGTGGCCTTCTACACCGGCAAGATCGCCGCCGCGAAGTTCTTCGCCGCGCAGGTCCTGCCGGGCGTCTCGGTCCAGCGCCGGCTGGCCGAGGCCGTCGACAACTCCCTCATGGAGCTCGACGAGGCCGCCTTCTAG
- a CDS encoding M18 family aminopeptidase — MSSPARFDRGHTDDLMTFLTASPSPYHAVANAAERLEKAGFRQLSETDAWDSSTGGKFVLRGGALIAWYVPQGAAAHTPFRIVGAHTDSPNLRVKPLPDTGSQGWRQIAVEIYGGTLLNTWLDRDLGLAGRLTLRDGSERLVNVDRALLRVPQLAVHLDRSVNNEGLKLDKQRHMQPIWGLGDVQEGDLIAFLEEEEGLPEGSVAGWDLMVHSIEPPSYLGRDRELVAGPRMDNLLSVHAGVAALAAVSGADRLDHIPVLAAFDHEENGSQSDTGADGPLLGNVLERSVFSRGGSYEDRARAFAGTVCLSSDTGHAVHPNYAERHDPSHHPRANGGPILKVNVNQRYATDGSGRAVFASACERAGVPWQTFVSNNSMPCGTTIGPITAARHGIQTVDIGVAILSMHSARELCGADDPYLLANAMVAFLEA; from the coding sequence ATGAGCTCTCCCGCCCGCTTCGACCGCGGCCACACCGACGATCTGATGACCTTCCTGACGGCCAGTCCGTCGCCGTACCACGCCGTGGCCAACGCGGCCGAGCGGCTGGAAAAGGCAGGCTTCAGGCAGTTGTCGGAGACGGACGCCTGGGATTCGAGCACCGGGGGCAAGTTCGTGCTCCGCGGCGGAGCGCTCATCGCCTGGTACGTCCCGCAGGGCGCGGCCGCGCACACCCCCTTCCGCATCGTCGGCGCCCACACCGACTCCCCGAACCTGCGCGTCAAGCCGCTGCCCGACACCGGTTCGCAGGGCTGGCGGCAGATCGCCGTCGAGATCTACGGCGGCACCCTGCTCAACACCTGGCTCGACCGCGACCTGGGCCTGGCCGGGCGGCTGACCCTGCGCGACGGCAGCGAGCGGCTGGTGAACGTGGACCGCGCGCTGCTGCGCGTCCCGCAACTCGCCGTGCACCTGGACCGGTCGGTGAACAACGAGGGCCTCAAGCTCGACAAGCAGCGCCACATGCAGCCGATCTGGGGTCTGGGCGACGTGCAGGAGGGCGACCTCATCGCCTTCCTGGAGGAGGAAGAGGGCCTGCCCGAGGGCTCGGTGGCCGGCTGGGACCTGATGGTCCATTCGATCGAGCCGCCGTCCTACCTCGGCCGCGACCGCGAGCTGGTGGCCGGCCCGCGCATGGACAACCTGCTGTCGGTGCACGCGGGCGTCGCCGCGCTGGCCGCCGTCTCCGGCGCGGACCGGCTCGACCACATCCCGGTGCTGGCCGCCTTCGACCACGAGGAGAACGGCTCCCAGTCGGACACCGGCGCGGACGGCCCGCTGCTGGGCAACGTGCTGGAACGTTCAGTCTTCTCCCGCGGCGGGTCCTACGAGGACCGCGCCCGGGCCTTCGCCGGCACGGTCTGCCTGTCCTCGGACACCGGGCACGCCGTGCACCCCAACTACGCGGAGCGGCACGACCCCTCGCACCACCCGCGCGCCAACGGCGGCCCGATCCTGAAGGTCAACGTCAACCAGCGGTACGCGACGGACGGCAGCGGGCGCGCGGTGTTCGCGAGCGCCTGCGAGCGGGCCGGGGTGCCGTGGCAGACCTTCGTCTCCAACAACTCGATGCCGTGCGGCACGACGATCGGCCCGATCACCGCCGCCCGGCACGGCATCCAGACCGTGGACATCGGCGTCGCGATCCTCTCCATGCACAGCGCCCGCGAACTGTGCGGCGCGGACGACCCGTACCTGCTGGCCAACGCGATGGTGGCCTTCCTGGAGGCCTGA
- a CDS encoding NHL domain-containing thioredoxin family protein, whose translation MNDAAPAPTPAPAPRRARVRAPELIGKGGWLNTGGKELTLADLRGKCVVVDFWTFCCINCLHVLDELRELEEKHRDTVVIVGVHSPKFVHEADHAAVVDAVERYEVHHPVLDDPELATWKQYAVRAWPTLVVIDPEGYIVAQHAGEGHAHAIARLVEELEAEHAAKGTLRRGDGPYVAPEPVAGDLRFPGKALRLPSGNLLVSDTTRHRLVELAADGESVVRRIGSGERGFGPDAFSEPQGIALLPDGRVVVADTVNHALRTFDPATGAVETVAGTGRQWWQGTPTSGPALEVDLSSPWDVAWWEDRVWIAMAGVHQLWTWDPAAGTVEVAAGTTSEGLLDGPAAEAWFAQPSGLAAAGDRLWIADSENSALRCLHRDADGGLAVTTAVGTGLFDFGHRDGDAAQALLQHPLGVTALPDGSVAVSDTYNHALRRYDPATGQVTTLATDLREPSDAVLDGEEIVVVESARHRLTRLRLPEEAVRVDAVAHRTRRAATEVAPGTLRLDVVFQAPTGQKLDTRYGPSTRLLVSSTPPALLADGAGPGTDLFRELALNPEVTEGVLHVSAMAASCDDDPANAYPACHVHQQDWGVPVTVVAGGAPRLPLVLAGLDGA comes from the coding sequence ATGAACGATGCAGCCCCGGCGCCCACCCCCGCGCCCGCGCCCCGCCGTGCCCGTGTCCGTGCCCCCGAGCTGATCGGCAAGGGCGGCTGGCTCAACACCGGCGGGAAGGAGCTCACCCTCGCTGACCTGCGAGGTAAGTGCGTTGTTGTGGATTTCTGGACCTTCTGCTGCATCAACTGCCTGCACGTCCTCGACGAGCTGCGCGAGCTGGAGGAGAAGCACCGCGACACCGTCGTGATCGTCGGCGTGCACTCGCCGAAGTTCGTGCACGAGGCCGACCACGCGGCCGTCGTCGACGCCGTCGAGCGCTACGAGGTGCACCACCCGGTGCTGGACGACCCCGAGCTCGCGACCTGGAAGCAGTACGCCGTACGCGCCTGGCCCACCCTCGTGGTGATCGACCCCGAGGGCTACATCGTCGCCCAGCACGCCGGCGAGGGCCACGCGCACGCCATCGCGCGCCTGGTCGAGGAGCTGGAGGCCGAGCACGCCGCCAAGGGCACGCTGCGCCGCGGCGACGGTCCGTACGTGGCCCCCGAGCCGGTCGCCGGCGACCTGCGCTTCCCCGGGAAGGCGCTGCGGCTGCCGTCCGGGAACCTGCTGGTCTCCGACACCACCCGGCACCGGCTGGTGGAGCTCGCCGCGGACGGCGAGAGCGTGGTGCGCCGGATCGGCAGCGGCGAGCGGGGCTTCGGCCCGGACGCCTTCAGCGAGCCGCAGGGGATCGCGCTGCTGCCCGACGGGCGGGTGGTGGTCGCGGACACCGTCAACCACGCGCTGCGCACCTTCGACCCGGCCACCGGCGCCGTGGAGACCGTCGCCGGCACCGGCCGCCAGTGGTGGCAGGGCACGCCCACCTCGGGTCCGGCCCTGGAGGTGGACCTGTCCTCGCCGTGGGACGTGGCCTGGTGGGAGGACCGGGTGTGGATCGCCATGGCCGGCGTCCACCAGCTGTGGACCTGGGACCCGGCGGCCGGGACGGTCGAGGTCGCCGCCGGGACCACCAGCGAGGGCCTCCTCGACGGGCCCGCTGCCGAGGCCTGGTTCGCCCAGCCGTCCGGGCTCGCGGCCGCCGGGGACCGGCTGTGGATCGCCGACTCCGAGAACAGCGCCCTGCGCTGCCTGCACCGCGACGCGGACGGCGGCCTCGCCGTCACCACCGCCGTCGGCACCGGCCTGTTCGACTTCGGACACCGCGACGGGGACGCCGCCCAGGCGCTGCTCCAGCACCCGCTGGGCGTCACGGCCCTGCCCGACGGCTCGGTCGCGGTGAGCGACACCTACAACCACGCGCTGCGCCGCTACGACCCCGCCACCGGGCAGGTCACCACCCTGGCGACCGACCTGCGCGAGCCGAGCGACGCCGTCCTGGACGGGGAGGAGATCGTCGTCGTCGAGTCCGCCCGCCACCGCCTCACCCGGCTGCGCCTGCCCGAGGAGGCCGTACGGGTCGACGCCGTCGCCCACCGCACCCGGCGGGCCGCGACGGAGGTGGCACCCGGCACGCTCCGCCTCGACGTGGTCTTCCAGGCCCCGACCGGCCAGAAGCTGGACACCCGCTACGGCCCCTCGACGCGGCTGCTGGTCTCCTCGACCCCGCCCGCGCTGCTCGCCGACGGCGCGGGCCCCGGCACCGACCTCTTCCGCGAGTTGGCGCTGAACCCGGAGGTCACCGAGGGCGTGCTGCACGTGTCCGCGATGGCGGCCTCCTGCGACGACGACCCCGCCAACGCGTACCCGGCCTGCCACGTGCACCAGCAGGACTGGGGCGTCCCGGTGACGGTCGTCGCGGGCGGCGCGCCCCGGCTCCCGCTCGTCCTGGCCGGACTCGACGGCGCGTAG
- a CDS encoding MFS transporter, whose amino-acid sequence MATATPQGPASAPDVEYRKHPGARMLHGPHKTIGGVEAWVVWGLCTVFVIWLFAIQTGYAVVSPEIQKTAALSVAQIGLAGSIYTWAFALCQFFSGALLDRFGSRPLLAIAVAFVTAGAFLYAQTTSMATLIAAQIVLAIGSSFGFVGAGYIGGQWFPAARYGLMFGLVQSLASLGSAFGQPAISWQLTMVSWQQLLNGFGAAGVVLIVLFALMVRNPSPGPEQLARTTPTTGTPAARRPLLSGIFHDLGSCFRNRNVVLSSLLAGVSFGSMLAMGVLWGPRVMEARGADASLAAVLSAMSWLGLAFGAPLFNVLSDHWNNRRVPAVVGVLLQAVAISLLIYLPKETNSVSVVTMFAVGLFAGAHMLGFTVAGESVPGSLVGSSAAIVNGVCFIIGGILQAVPGRILPDAPDLADYGHALLMMPILLVLGAVAGLFIKDTGRAHGRA is encoded by the coding sequence ATGGCCACCGCCACCCCGCAGGGCCCGGCGTCCGCTCCGGACGTCGAGTACCGCAAACACCCCGGCGCCCGGATGCTGCACGGCCCGCACAAGACCATCGGCGGCGTCGAGGCGTGGGTCGTCTGGGGGCTGTGCACGGTCTTCGTCATCTGGCTGTTCGCCATCCAGACCGGCTACGCCGTGGTCTCCCCGGAGATCCAGAAGACGGCCGCGCTCAGCGTGGCCCAGATCGGTCTGGCCGGGTCGATCTACACCTGGGCGTTCGCGCTCTGCCAGTTCTTCTCCGGCGCCCTGCTCGACCGCTTCGGCTCCCGGCCGCTGCTGGCGATCGCCGTCGCCTTCGTGACGGCCGGGGCGTTCCTCTACGCCCAGACCACCAGCATGGCCACGCTGATCGCCGCCCAGATCGTCCTCGCGATCGGCTCCTCGTTCGGCTTCGTCGGCGCCGGCTACATCGGCGGCCAGTGGTTCCCCGCCGCCCGCTACGGGCTCATGTTCGGCCTGGTGCAGTCGCTGGCCTCGCTGGGCTCCGCGTTCGGGCAGCCGGCCATCTCCTGGCAGCTCACCATGGTCAGCTGGCAGCAGCTGCTGAACGGCTTCGGCGCGGCCGGCGTGGTCCTGATCGTGCTGTTCGCCCTCATGGTGCGCAATCCGTCGCCCGGCCCCGAGCAGCTCGCCCGCACCACGCCCACCACGGGCACCCCGGCCGCGCGGCGGCCGCTGCTGTCCGGCATCTTCCACGACCTCGGCAGCTGCTTCCGCAACCGCAACGTCGTGCTCTCCTCGCTGCTGGCCGGGGTGTCCTTCGGCTCCATGCTCGCCATGGGCGTGCTGTGGGGCCCCCGGGTGATGGAGGCCCGCGGCGCCGACGCCTCCCTCGCCGCCGTGCTGTCCGCCATGTCCTGGCTCGGCCTGGCCTTCGGCGCCCCGCTGTTCAACGTGCTGTCCGACCACTGGAACAACCGGCGGGTGCCCGCCGTGGTCGGCGTGCTGCTCCAGGCCGTCGCGATCAGCCTGCTGATCTACCTCCCCAAGGAGACCAACAGCGTCTCCGTGGTCACCATGTTCGCCGTGGGCCTCTTCGCCGGCGCCCACATGCTCGGCTTCACCGTCGCCGGCGAGTCCGTCCCCGGCTCCCTGGTCGGCAGCTCCGCGGCCATCGTCAACGGGGTCTGCTTCATCATCGGCGGCATCCTCCAGGCCGTGCCCGGACGCATCCTGCCCGACGCCCCGGACCTCGCGGACTACGGCCACGCCCTCCTGATGATGCCGATCCTGCTCGTCCTGGGCGCGGTGGCCGGCCTCTTCATCAAGGACACCGGCCGGGCCCACGGCCGCGCCTGA
- the guaD gene encoding guanine deaminase, with translation MSSTATAVRGPLVWFRGDPFLAGREETFVHESDGLLICQDGLITAAGDHAALRHLIPPGTEVVHYPDHVITAGFVDTHVHYVQTGIIAAFGSQLIDWLNHYTFVEEQRFSDAAYARTVASSFCDELLRNGTTTALTFCAVYPDSVDALFEEATRRDMRMAGGKVLMDRNAPEPLLDTARSGYDDSKALLERWHGKGRNLYAITPRFAPTSTPEQLEAAGALWREHPDALVHTHVSENTGEISWVRSLFPDRAGYLDVYDHYGLLGHRAVLAHGVHLTRRERDRCAETGTAISHCPTSNLFLGSGLFHVHDAKDGRHPIHVGLGTDIGAGTSFSLLATMNEAYKVAELCNYPLDSVKAFFLATLGGARALGIDHQVGSLEAGHEADFVVLDPRATPLLAQRTSRVGDIEELLFVLAVMGDDRTVRATYVNGALAHDRDAAPGPSTA, from the coding sequence ATGTCATCGACGGCTACCGCGGTGCGCGGCCCGCTCGTCTGGTTCCGGGGGGACCCCTTCCTCGCGGGCCGCGAGGAGACGTTCGTCCACGAGAGCGACGGACTGCTGATCTGCCAGGACGGGCTGATCACCGCGGCGGGGGACCACGCCGCGCTGCGCCACCTGATCCCGCCGGGAACCGAGGTCGTCCACTACCCGGACCACGTGATCACCGCCGGGTTCGTCGACACGCACGTCCACTACGTGCAGACCGGCATCATCGCCGCCTTCGGCTCGCAGCTGATCGACTGGCTCAACCACTACACCTTCGTGGAGGAGCAGCGCTTCTCCGACGCCGCATACGCCCGTACGGTGGCCTCCTCCTTCTGCGACGAGCTGCTGCGCAACGGCACCACCACCGCGCTGACCTTCTGCGCCGTCTACCCGGATTCGGTCGACGCCCTGTTCGAGGAGGCCACCCGGCGCGACATGCGCATGGCGGGCGGCAAGGTCCTGATGGACCGCAACGCCCCCGAGCCCCTGCTGGACACCGCCCGCTCCGGCTACGACGACTCCAAGGCCCTCCTGGAGCGCTGGCACGGCAAGGGCCGCAACCTCTACGCCATCACCCCGCGCTTCGCCCCCACCAGCACCCCCGAGCAGCTGGAGGCGGCCGGGGCCCTGTGGCGCGAGCACCCGGACGCGCTGGTCCACACGCACGTGTCCGAGAACACCGGGGAGATCTCCTGGGTGCGTTCGCTGTTCCCGGACCGCGCCGGCTACCTCGACGTCTACGACCACTACGGCCTGCTCGGCCACCGCGCCGTCCTCGCCCACGGCGTCCACCTCACGCGCCGTGAGCGCGACCGGTGCGCGGAGACGGGCACGGCGATCTCGCACTGCCCCACCTCGAACCTGTTCCTGGGCAGCGGCCTGTTCCACGTCCACGACGCCAAGGACGGCCGGCACCCGATCCACGTCGGCCTGGGCACCGACATCGGCGCCGGCACCAGCTTCTCCCTGCTGGCCACCATGAACGAGGCCTACAAGGTCGCCGAGCTGTGCAACTACCCGCTGGATTCGGTCAAGGCCTTCTTCCTCGCCACCCTCGGCGGCGCCCGGGCCCTGGGGATCGACCACCAGGTGGGCTCGCTCGAAGCGGGCCACGAAGCCGACTTCGTCGTCCTCGACCCCCGGGCCACCCCGCTGCTGGCGCAGCGCACCTCGCGCGTCGGGGACATCGAGGAGCTCCTCTTCGTGCTGGCCGTGATGGGGGACGACCGGACCGTGCGCGCCACCTACGTCAACGGCGCCCTCGCCCACGACCGCGACGCCGCCCCCGGGCCCTCCACCGCCTGA